Proteins encoded within one genomic window of Columba livia isolate bColLiv1 breed racing homer chromosome 1, bColLiv1.pat.W.v2, whole genome shotgun sequence:
- the LRRC32 gene encoding transforming growth factor beta activator LRRC32, with product MKLYIIFFLGVVNRGTSNDQPTEGMSCEMVNSQAFCHNKDLHQIPSELHPNVNKIDLSGNLIQSIPETPLSFYTSLQCLDLSSNQISFITSGVFAHMTSLLEINLANNHLYELAQNETEGIGRLPKVEILDLSHNSLYNGMAEYFIKQAPALQYLSLAENSIIMISQKMFQGCPSLVEIDLQSNIIMEIEEGTFETLVNLSKLNLSMNSITCISDFNLKQLEILDLSRNSIETFHTTKSDDEYNLRFLDLSENKLLHFPVFPQVNKLVTLNLSKNLIQLTAESPHNKIDYMENEWLDASFQLPDQKQSRNKSSLYLSHLVYLDLSYNEIKSIPNEFFESMLSLHILNLSRNCLQAFAITYDSALISLTVLDLSYNALQNLLLDVGTLSNLKELYVQNNHLQTLQFDIFSSLPSLRLLNLQSNNISLCSMYSGLAKQRLAGEESGCVSFVDSPALRYLYLAENMLNILPSYTFYKTPLIVLDLSMNPGLKIEVKALSGLEKSLEYLFLHGNSLIDLNIDLPCFSHLKHLNLSENQLNWLPKWGSDSPLEVLDLRNNRFSTLQNSNILALENSLKNLYLTGNPLNCCGNIWLSSMIQNNNVQIPNVEHLTCQYTQNFGYQEEMHIGNIRPEDCEKEDLKKINFLIILTFVLVLSVIIIGVGSFFYFRRQNFSHQFKA from the coding sequence GTGAACTCACAGGCATTTTGCCACAACAAAGACCTCCACCAAATCCCTAGTGAGCTCCATCCGAACGTAAACAAAATAGATCTGTCTGGAAATCTGATTCAAAGCATCCCTGAAACGCCGTTATCATTTTACACTTCCCTCCAATGCCTGGATTTAAGCTCTAACCAGATAAGCTTCATCACGTCTGGAGTCTTTGCACATATGACGAGTTTGCTTGAAATAAATTTAGCCAACAATCACTTATATGAACTTGCTCAGAATGAGACAGAGGGGATTGGGCGTTTACCCAAGGTGGAAATACTGGACTTGTCCCACAACAGTCTGTACAATGGGATGGCTGAGTATTTCATTAAACAAGCCCCGGCACTGCAGTATCTTTCCTTGGCAGAAAACAGTATTATAATGATATCACAGAAGATGTTTCAGGGATGTCCCAGTCTTGTGGAGATAGATCTTCAGAGTAATATAATCATGGAAATAGAAGAAGGTACTTTTGAGACTCTAGTGAACCTTTCCAAACTCAATCTCTCCATGAATTCAATTACTTGCATCTCCGATTTCAACCTCAAACAGCTGGAGATACTTGACCTCAGCAGGAATAGCATTGAGACCTTCCACACCACAAAGTCAGATGATGAATACAACTTAAGATTTTTGGATCTGAGTGAAAACAAACTGCTTCACTTCCCAGTCTTCCCCCAGGTAAATAAACTGGTAACTCTGAATTTATCAAAGAATTTAATCCAGCTCACTGCTGAATCCCCTCATAATAAAATAGACTATATGGAAAATGAATGGCTAGATGCTTCCTTTCAACTTCCTGATCAGAAGCAAAGTAGAAACAAAAGTTCTCTTTATTTATCCCATCTTGTATATTTAGACTTAAGTTATAATGAAATCAAATCCATTCCGAATGAGTTCTTTGAATCAATGTTGTCTCTTCACATCCTTAATCTCAGTAGAAACTGTCTTCAGGCATTTGCAATAACTTATGACAGTGCATTGATCTCCCTGACTGTCCTTGACTTGAGCTACAATGCTTTGCAGAACCTTCTCCTAGATGTTGGCACGTTGTCAAATTTGAAGGAGCTCTATGTTCAAAACAACCATCTTCAGACCCTGCAATTTGACATCTTCTCAAGTCTTCCTAGCCTCAGACTGCTTAATCTACAGAGCAATAATATCAGCCTTTGCAGCATGTACTCAGGATTAGCTAAGCAAAGACTTGCTGGAGAGGAAAGTGGTTGTGTATCATTTGTTGATTCTCCTGCTCTGCGGTACTTGTACCTAGCAGAGAACATGCTGAACATCCTACCATCATACACTTTCTACAAGACTCCCCTGATTGTCTTGGATCTCTCCATGAACCCTGGACTGAAAATAGAAGTTAAAGCATTATCAGGACTGGAGAAGTCTCTGGAATATTTGTTTTTACATGGCAATAGCCTGATAGATTTAAATattgacttgccttgttttaGTCACCTTAAACATTTaaacctctctgaaaatcagctTAACTGGCTGCCTAAGTGGGGTAGTGACTCTCCACTGGAAGTTCTGGACCTACGGAACAATAGGTTTAGTACGTTACAGAACAGCAATATTTTAGCATTAGAAAATTCCCTTAAAAACTTGTATCTCACTGGGAACCCACTCAACTGCTGTGGAAACATCTGGCTCTCATCAATGATCCAGAATAACAATGTCCAGATCCCCAACGTGGAGCACTTAACGTGCCAGTACACTCAGAACTTTGGGTACCAGGAAGAAATGCACATCGGGAACATTAGACCTGAAGACTGTGAAAAAGAGGATCTAAAGAAAATCAACTTCCTTATTATATTAACATTTGTGTTGGTTTTATCTGTGATCATCATTGGCGTGGGTTCGTTTTTTTATTTCCGCAGGCAGAACTTTAGCCATCAGTTTAAAGCATAG